From the genome of Solanum dulcamara chromosome 12, daSolDulc1.2, whole genome shotgun sequence:
GGATCCTTTTCACTTTTTACTCCTATAAGGTGTGTTAGAAGCACAAATTTGTAGATCCTTTCTATTCCTGAAGTTACAAAAGTGAATATCTAAAGACTGAGTACCTATATTTCAGTTTTGCTAATAATCAGTTGGATGTTCCTCCAGTTTCTCCACCTCCGCCTCTTCCTCCTACGCCCTCATCGTCATCTTCAGGTTTGTTGAAAtaatttgtatttatattgttatgaaATTGTGCTACCTCTCCTTTTTCCCTGTTCCAATTTAGTTTTCATGAAAAACCCTTTAGTTATTCGCAAGAAGGGGAGCTGGCTATGGGAATAAAGGAAAGGCCTTGTCGCCTGGGGAAGACTGAAGAGATGAAGCCCCAGACAGGATTCCCTTATGAAAGCTTTTtctttatgaaaaaataaactaCCATTACTTTAGGCActatcaattaattttttttagatcaaTTATACAGGTATTGGGGTCTTGTGGTTATCTAGCATGCATGCCTTTCCAAACAAAAAGTTTCAAATAAACTTGGAGATACTATCAgcatcttctttttctttgttggaAATTAGATTTACTGTAAACTCTGAAGTGTGAGTGATAGTGTGTCAAAATTAACATATGTTTTTTAGAATTGcttgtattttaaaattttggtcATACACATAAAAAGTTAATCATCTTTTCAGTGGGCAACACCGCAACTGGAGCTATCGCTGGAGGAGTTGCTGCAGGCGCTGCTCTTCTATTTGCAGCTCCTGCAATTTTTCTTGCTTGGTGGCGTCGGAGGAAACCACAAGAGCACTTCTTTGATGTTCCTGGTTCGGACACATTGAATCTAAGTTAATTGTGCTTTCAACTTGATGTGTTCTTACTGATTATAACTGCTTTTGCAGCTGAGGAGGATCCAGAAGTTCATCTGGGACAACTCAAAAGGTTTTCCTTGCGTGAACTACAAGTCGCATCCGATAATTTTAGCAACAGAAATATACTCGGTAGAGGTGGATTTGGTAAGGTTTATAAGGGCCGGTTAGCTGATGGCTCTTTAGTTGCAGTGAAAAGACTAAAAGAGGAACGTACTCAAGGTGGGGAGTTACAGTTTCAGACAGAAGTAGAAATGATCAGCATGGCTGTACACCGAAACCTACTTCGTTTACGGGGCTTTTGCATGACACCCACTGAGCGGGTGCTTGTTTATCCTTACATGGAGAATGGAAGTGTTGCATCACGTTTAAGAGGTAtctctttttcaatttcatgTGCTTGCCTCTACCTTTTGCTCACCTTTAGTCAGGctcacaacaacaacatacccacaAAGTGGCGTCcggggaggatagagtgtatgcagaccttatcTCTGCCTCAGATGTCGGGTAAAGAGAttgttttcgatagacccttggctcaagacAAAAATAGTCCAGAAAAAGACGTAATGGAAGTACAAGAGAGAATAGATAGTAACAAAAACAATAGATAGTATCAGAATAGTACTACAACAAAGTAATACTATAATGGAACTACACGAAACATCAGATATCAATAgaaattgaagaacaagaaaCTACAAGCATAGTACTACGACTCCTAATCAGGTCCGTCTCAACAAGTTTGGGGCCTAAAGCCAAACTTCATAGAGAGGCCTTATTTCTTTTTAGTcaacatatataaattgaataattataaGATACTTAGTGTAATCCTACAAATGAGGTCTGGAGAAGTAGGATATATGCGGACATTATAAAGTAAGAATGTAaacaatatatattttcaatgaaaaatatgtatatatttttttgtcaattaaaaatatataatataaagttagaataataaaaCCTGACTAAAAAATATGAAGAGTTTATGTAATGATATCGAAATAGTGTTATGCTGAATTTGATAAGTTGATATAATGATAAATAGTGTTGATTAGTTTTggtgcttgaaatttgaaaaagacaCCAAAAAAGAAATTTGATCTTTTATAAACACATAATAATAGATTTTTCATAACATAGAAGGTTTGACCGTTTGAGAGACTTTAGAACATTAAGTAAtgaggaataaaaatagtgaaaggaaaattaaaaaataagtaaatataagaataataatgtTGGTTCGTGGTAATCGTCAAAATATAAATGAGACAACAAAATAAATAGCTACATTAGAAAGGATGCTACAATTAATTAAATACTATTTCatttctcaattattacaacaataattatattaaatgaggtaaaaaaattattatattttctattcgaaaaattcttttcaaatttcTCAATACATGAAACATTGTtttttaacaatatatatacatcattGGGAGAAAGTGGGGGCCCCCAAAAAATTGGGGCTCCAAGCAATTGCTTTAGTGACTTTATGGTCGAGAAGACCCTGCTCCTAATAAGGGCAACAAGACAATGCACTCCTACCTACTAGTATGGACGTACCCCTACCTACTAATCTTCTACCCTAATTCGTGACCTCTACAccttcctatctaaggtcatatcctcggtaagCTAGTACTGCGTCATGTTCTATCCAATCACCTCTcaccaatacttcttcggttTACCTCtcatccatagccaacctctctcATCTCTGCACTGGGCATCCGTGCATCTTTTcatcacatgcccaaaccatctcaacctCACTATcgtatcttgtcttccaccgaagTGACTtccaccttgtctcggatatccTCATTTTTAATCCTCTCCTAATATACCCACACATCCATCGCAACATCCTCATCTCTGCCACTTTCATCTTCTAAATGTGAGAGTTCTTGAATGGCCAATATTTCTACCCATACAACATGGCTGGTGTaaccacaaaaaaaaaagcCAATAGCTAATGTTAATGATAAGCCTTTAGTCTTTTaacttttctttcattaatttgTAACAGATTTGAAAAAGTTACTGCAGTAGTGTAAGCCATTGTGGTGGAAACTTCACGTCAATTTCATTGTACTATTAGTTATTATAGTGATTGAGTTTTGTATGAGTTCTCAAGATGGGTATGTATAATTAACAAGATGTCAATGTTGTTTATGATTTTGCTTGTGTTCTATGGACCAATTTCACAAGTGGTGCTATCCTTGTTATCTTACTGAATATTAGAGACCGCAGTTCATGATTAAAATGTATTTAATGATCACATCTGAAAGTCAACAAAGAATTAAATGTCTTAAAagagaataaatatttttaatattgtgTGAAACTAGAGAAGTAGTGCCTCATGACTTGGCGTTTTATGATTTAGATATAGATTGACCCAAAAGATCAGTTTTCTTTTTATAACTTATTCAAGCATGAATAAGAACCTGTTTCCAGTTTGCTGAATAGCTTGAATTTATTCTCATGggataatttatattttttctagaGAGGCCAGAATCAGAGCGCCCACTTGATTGGCCAAAAAGGAAGCGTATTGCACTTGGATCTGCCAGAGGCCTTGCTTACTTGCATGATCATTGTGATCCTAAAATTATTCATCGTGACGTCAAAGCCGCAAATATCTTGTTGGATGAAGAGTTTGAAGCAGTCGTTGGGGATTTTGGGTTAGCTAAACTCATGGACTACAAGGATACTCATGTTACCACTGCTGTACGTGGTACAATTGGGCATATTGCCCCTGAATATTTATCTACTGGTAAATCTTCTGAGAAAACTGATGTGTTTGGCTATGGGGTTATGCTTCTAGAGCTCATAACTGGGCAGAGGGCTTTTGATCTTGCTAGACTTGCGAATGATGATGATGTCATGTTGCTAGATTGGGTAAGCATTTATACTGTCCTGTATGCGTTAGTTGTTTTGCTCCTGCTATCAATCAACAATTTGAATTTGTTCAGAAAGGTCAAGTCACTTCTGCTATCAATGAACTGTCTTGGAATTGTTCTGAAAAGATCATGtcaactctctcttctcttctatAAGTCAAAGCTTGATATCTTTTTCTACTGTACTGTTAGTGGTTGAACACTGATGTGCTCATCCTGAAGAAATAGTGTGGTACGAGACCTACATTGTTGCTTATTATTTGTTGTGGTTTTGTGGTGTGAAAGTAACCTTCATTGCAGTTATGTTTCAAAGGATTTAACCATTCATTGCTAAAATGCACGAGCATGTAGGTTATGATTAGAGTAGATTACTTTCATTATCTTATTGTTGCAGGTGCTTCAACAGTTAGGTTGCCAAATTCATCCCCTCAATTTGTCACTAGTCTAGAAAATGTGCATCTCCACTTCTCACTTCTGATGCTCTCTGAAGATTagaaaaatatactttcttttttgattttcattcaaataaTCCAAGGTGTATCTGCAACTGCCATATTAATGTCACTTCGGTCATGTTGTAGATGGGGGTAGATATAGTAAAAAGTATACTTTAGGAGAGGTACTCATTCAGGAGCCCTTGAGAAAGGGTAGTTTCATGTGGGATCACAATCCTGGAGAAGGAAAAGGAGATGATGGTCAAACTGTTACGaagtgactattaaaaataaaagcttTTCCAAACCTCTTCTTGTGTCTGATGGATACAAAAACTGTAATTGCAACATGAGCACTAATAGACAGCAAAGCCGCTAATGTCAATCAGAAAGGCTTGGCTGTGTTTGAGCCTCGTGCACTGATGTGATGTTTTCTTAGTCTCCCTTCAGATCTTACTAGCTTTTCAAGTGACTCTGCTCTTTGAGATGGCACATATGGTTGCGTGCACGGCTATCATTTGACTTATAACATTCCACTGGATATTCAGGTGAAGGGACTCCTGAAGGACAAGAAATATGAAACATTAGTTGATGCAGATCTTCAAGGGAATTACAATGAAGAAGAGGTGGAGCAGCTCATTCAGGTAGCTCTACTCTGCACGCAGAGTACGCCTGCGGAACGTCCAAAGATGTCAGAAGTTGTAAGAATGCTTGAAGGTGATGGCCTTGCTGAGAGGTGGGAGGAATGGCAAAAGGAGGAGATGTTCCGGCAAGATTTCAACCATGTCCACCACCCCCGTACTGATTGGATAATAGCTGACTCCACTTCTAATATCCGACCGGATGAGTTGTCAGGGCCAAGATGATCTTTCATTTATTCTGCCATCAGCACATATAGGACTGACTCTTTTGAGGGAAAATCCTCTTTGTATCTGTAATTGGTAtataccatctttcttcctttcttttttggggTTAAATGTATATGTGCATAccattttccttcttttttgttTCAGTCAGTTGTATTGTATTTGATTACGTCCAAATGTGTATAGGTGATTGGGTCATTACAATTTACAACAGGTCTGAACATGACAATCGATTCACAGCAGGAATGTTTGTAGAAAGCATCATTGCACCTTCTCTTTTTCGAATGTATCAGATAGGGGCGTTTGTTAAAAGAATAAACACTTTGTAAACTTAAAGCAATCGAAGTTTCTTTCCTGTTCACTGGCTCCTCTTGATGGCTGAGTTTTGTAGTATTATAGACCAATGAAACCTCTGCATAAGTAGCATATCCAAATCTTTTAAGATGGAAAAATTTAATACAGATACTCCTAGCTTTTCATCGTCTCGTTTTTTACAACAGTTTGTATGctgtttttctttcctttgatcTTCCGGTATTCCAAACTAGGTGACAAACGAATAGATTGAGCAGATCAAAACAGGTCAAATCCATAAATAAGTCATGATCCAATTAATACTAAGTTCAAGAAAAAATAGACAAAATGTCCTTtgattcaaaatttcataccCAAATAACCCAATTATTACCTGATTACATAAATGGCCATTTGGTCAATGTTATTGCATGCGAAGTGCATTTTGATGccttcttctcttccttcttttttATCACTCTTTGATCTGCTTCTGGCCATTAATGGTTGTTTTCCTCCTCCCTtccttcttctttcttattTATTCGTTGTTCTCCTTCTTCTTTCATGTTCAAAGCTTGATTTTAATGATTGATGTGCGGCAAACGTGAATCGTTTCAAgtgaataatatatcaaaagactCAAAACATTGAGATGCGTTCATATCTAAATTTTGGGGCTATTTAAAGGAGATTTGAGTTGGttggaattgaaaaaaaaatggtatgcaatgtataaatattgtataagtaatttttttgtgtgtgtgtacACGATACAatgattcatattgatcatCCGCAAAAGCTTAtgctttgttctttcactttttAGTTTTTCGCTTGCAACGCTAGTGCAAAAAAtctaatatattattaaaagtgaGAAAAAGTTGGATTACTATTTTTCTCTTGTACTAaatcaaatttaattaaatattaaataattatattaaatagtAACCATCGTTTTAAGAACTTTTTTCGTCAAAACCTACATTAATGTTTCAGATCACCAATTGATCATTATGCATGTCCAAAATGTGGAGAAGCTAAAAGgttggaaaaaataatttaatggaGACCAGATTCATCTGATtgtatatgaataattatttctttactaATATACTTTAATGTTGCCGACAAATTCTAAGAAACGTGTAGTATTAATGGTTTGAGAGTTATTGAGTTTCTTCCACTTATTCCAATAAGAAGATTACCAGAGTATAATATAGTATTTGGTtcattttttaatgaattttttttgctGTAAGGGATTTAATGCAGATGATGAGTGATGTTCATTTGAAACGTTACAAAATATACTAAATGGAATCCCAAACAAATATTAAAGAGTATTGAATGGTCTCtgtaataaattatttttggcaGAATAACTTGCTAGACCCTTATATTTGGCTCCGTTGGTAAGTTGGACCCTTATATTTATGACTTTGCCAATTGAACCATTAAACTCACCGaaatacaatattttaaattcctTTGACCATTGACCGAACTTACGTGACCTTGATATTGCTGagttgaaaaatatttgaatacaCGTGTCTTAAAGCGAATGAgtatctttttttatattaaaaaatatttaaaaaattaaaacaaaaaagagaaaaatcaaCCCTTCAGCCCCACCCCTAACCTGCAACTTTCTTCTTCCTTCAGCCCCCACTCCCACCCCATCCCCATCCCCATCCccttcctccttcttcttcttcacgcACGCCCCGCACCCCTCACCCAAGCCAACCAAATCTCTTatctcaaaatttcattttagtttctttaattttgaaattcaaactctttttctatgaattttctgAAATCTAGGTTTTCGAATTTTGTTGGTAAAAGAATGAAGTTTAGATaatcttgaaattttgagagtcaaaaatagaaaagattTCCAGGAATACAAGGTGAAAATGAGAGATAAGATTGAAAAATTCACCTTCACCTCTAGTTGTATGTAGTgtttttctcaaataaaatgaaaattttcaactcaaaaatttcttttattgcAATGTTTCCACAACCCTTCTGCTACACTCCCATCGATTTCATGAGTATTTTTCGAATCTTGTATGAGTTGTTTGTGAAGAGTAATGGTGTATATTGAAAAGTTGAAAAGCTTCATGAAGAAGCTTCAAGAACAATAAATGAATTTTGTGAATTGATGAAATTAATCCAAAATTGTGATAGAAATTTGTTGAGTTTGTGTTGGTGAACTTTTAGTGTAAAAAAATTCAAGGATAATAGGAAGAATTAGACCAATTTGACATGAATTTAGTGCTCAATTATGAGAAAATATGAAGAACATGATATTGAAAATTTTCAGAATGTGcgaacttatttttttaattttatttctttctttttaatatttaatttcctATGTGACATTAAAAATGACatgaaattttataaaatgacataaaattcTATGTGTAATCAGTTGTGTTACACGCACATACATCGAATGAGAAAGGAGTTTAAAATATTGTGTCTCAGTGAGTTTAAGGGTTCAGTTCGCAAAATATAAGGGTCCAACTTACAAATGAAGCCAAGTATAAGAGTCTCTCAGGTCATTCCGccattattttttgttattttttactttctttttatattagCTCACTAAGGTGGTTTTTTTGCTGCAAATCGATTGCATGTCTGCACCTGCCTGCATTCCATCAAATTTGTCTCCCATTGGCTTCTTCTACCAATGGAAAACTGAGTTCAAGTCTCATATAATAGTAACTTTTTCTGATAATCATATAcgattaattaataatatattaaaCATCTAACAATATAATTTGTTAGTCTTTTTGTGAGAGGTCATTTTGTTCGGTTATTCAGATACTATCGAGAATcattttttatcataatattttggATATTCATGCAATCTACTCTTTCCTTTTATATACGAGAGTTCTtcaataatatcatataatacTTAGGCCttgtttcaaatatattttgtgTATTGAATAGTTGTTCTTCCTATGTGTGCAGATGAACAAACTATAAATGAAGATCGTAAGATGTTGAATATCAAAGGTGGAAGGTGGTTAACAGAGATATTAAAAGTTGCAGGTTTTGtggaaatatatatttttcttttggagtaactggtaatgTTGCTGCCGTGTGACTAGGAGGTCACaagttcaagccttgaaaatagtctctggcagaaatgcaaggtaagactgcgtacaatagacccttgtggtcaggacCTTCCCCGGACCCGTGCATAGCGAGAGTTTTAGTGCACCGAATTGCCCTTTATTAATTTTGTTAAAGATATTTATGTGCATTTCTTAAATTTAGAGGAAGAGTTCATAGATATATTACATTTTATTAGATGCTATATTATCTTAATTTGTTTTACATAATTTAACATTTCCTATTTTGCAAACaaataactaaaaattaaatgaaaagaatTAGTTGACATTGTTGTATTTGTATAGAGAAACatatatttagatattttagtCTAGAAGattatatttgaaataattttctctttttttgaatGCAAAAGTAAGCTCTATAAATAAACACATTAATCAATACACGGTCtatcatatttataaaaatataatgtaataaatatttatcaaaatgaGATTAggcatgctcaaattttataTAGTAATAGGGAATAAACGTGCAACGCACATTTCCAAAACTAGTATACAAACATACACACACACTCCTCTGATACATAGTTGTACATTATCTATACACGATTATACACTattttatacaatattgatacaatatatatacatattgatATTGTTAGGAATTTGTCTTTGAACTGcaacaaatttatttttactccTTCAGATTTTGAATAAGACTTAGTCAATTAGTTGTTAGccatttatttctattatttagGAATTAGTAATCTGCTAGGATCgtgttttacttttcttttatttcaggTATTATAAATGTACTTTGAAGACATCAATAAAAGTGCTCTTCTATTGCTATATTCTCTGCTTTCAGATAAACTTTTGTTCTTAAAATTACCTGTAATTGATATCTAGAGCCTTTTTTTGTGGGATTTGTGAGTATTCTTAGTGAGTGAGTGTTCCAAGTGGGTCGAGCACCACAACCAGAAGCACCAAAAGTTCAATCATGGAAGAAAGCTCAAGTTTCTCGACAATGGCACCTGGAGTCTTCAATGGTGAAAATTTTCACATGTGGGCGGTGCAGAGGGAAGCCTATGTAGAAGCTTTAGATATTTGGTAGGTaatcgatgaagactatgaaGTTCTTCCACTACCCGTAAACCCAACACTGTCTCAAATCAGAAATCATAAGGACAACAAAATCTTAAGTCTAAGACAAATACGTGTCTCTTTACAATAGTCTCTTTAACAATTTTCACTCATGTTATGTCTTTAAAATTAGCAAAAGACATTTAGGTTTATCTCATAGAAGAATGGAAAGGACTTGATCATATCAAAGGCATGCAGGTGTTACACCTTATTAGAGACTTTGAGTTGCAGAAGATGAAAGAGTCGAAAACCATCGAGGAGTACTTTGATAGGCTTATGAACATAGAAAATAGAGTAAGATAACTTGGTTTTAAAGACTTgtattattgaattttttttgtttattgtacCTGAAATATTTGAAGCCACCATAATCTCTTTGGAAATGTCACTCTCCAAGTC
Proteins encoded in this window:
- the LOC129876012 gene encoding BRASSINOSTEROID INSENSITIVE 1-associated receptor kinase 1-like isoform X2 → MKELYSNNISGKIPNELGNLTELVSLDLYLNNLIGPIPDSLGKLQKLRFLRLNNNSLSGGIPMSLTTIVALQVLDLSNNHLTGPVPVNGSFSLFTPISFANNQLDVPPVSPPPPLPPTPSSSSSVGNTATGAIAGGVAAGAALLFAAPAIFLAWWRRRKPQEHFFDVPAEEDPEVHLGQLKRFSLRELQVASDNFSNRNILGRGGFGKVYKGRLADGSLVAVKRLKEERTQGGELQFQTEVEMISMAVHRNLLRLRGFCMTPTERVLVYPYMENGSVASRLRERPESERPLDWPKRKRIALGSARGLAYLHDHCDPKIIHRDVKAANILLDEEFEAVVGDFGLAKLMDYKDTHVTTAVRGTIGHIAPEYLSTGKSSEKTDVFGYGVMLLELITGQRAFDLARLANDDDVMLLDWVKGLLKDKKYETLVDADLQGNYNEEEVEQLIQVALLCTQSTPAERPKMSEVVRMLEGDGLAERWEEWQKEEMFRQDFNHVHHPRTDWIIADSTSNIRPDELSGPR
- the LOC129876012 gene encoding BRASSINOSTEROID INSENSITIVE 1-associated receptor kinase 1-like isoform X1 — translated: MDQSVLAIWVFLCLIGLLLNLSPVAGNAEGDALNALKTNLADPNSVLQSWDATLVSPCTWFHVTCNNENSVTRVDLGNANLSGQLVPQLGQLQKLQYLELYSNNISGKIPNELGNLTELVSLDLYLNNLIGPIPDSLGKLQKLRFLRLNNNSLSGGIPMSLTTIVALQVLDLSNNHLTGPVPVNGSFSLFTPISFANNQLDVPPVSPPPPLPPTPSSSSSVGNTATGAIAGGVAAGAALLFAAPAIFLAWWRRRKPQEHFFDVPAEEDPEVHLGQLKRFSLRELQVASDNFSNRNILGRGGFGKVYKGRLADGSLVAVKRLKEERTQGGELQFQTEVEMISMAVHRNLLRLRGFCMTPTERVLVYPYMENGSVASRLRERPESERPLDWPKRKRIALGSARGLAYLHDHCDPKIIHRDVKAANILLDEEFEAVVGDFGLAKLMDYKDTHVTTAVRGTIGHIAPEYLSTGKSSEKTDVFGYGVMLLELITGQRAFDLARLANDDDVMLLDWVKGLLKDKKYETLVDADLQGNYNEEEVEQLIQVALLCTQSTPAERPKMSEVVRMLEGDGLAERWEEWQKEEMFRQDFNHVHHPRTDWIIADSTSNIRPDELSGPR